A window of the Bacillus sp. A301a_S52 genome harbors these coding sequences:
- a CDS encoding GrpB family protein — translation MRKVEVTLFEAELEKLYEIYGDQLIEVHHIGSTSVPGLKAKPIIDMMPVVKNIQRVDVYNEEMMAIGYEPKGENGIRERRFFQKGGDNRTHHVHIYQHGNYDIIRHLAFRDYLRNFPEKKHEYGNLKHELANKYPYNITAYIAGKENAVKEIERQALQWYEKTQPKF, via the coding sequence ATGAGGAAAGTGGAAGTAACGCTGTTTGAAGCAGAATTAGAAAAGTTATATGAGATATATGGGGACCAACTCATTGAGGTGCATCATATTGGTAGTACCTCTGTGCCTGGATTAAAAGCCAAACCAATTATTGATATGATGCCTGTTGTAAAAAATATTCAGCGTGTGGATGTATATAACGAAGAGATGATGGCGATTGGCTATGAGCCAAAGGGGGAGAATGGGATACGAGAAAGGCGGTTCTTTCAAAAAGGTGGGGATAATCGTACGCACCATGTTCACATTTATCAACATGGAAATTATGATATCATACGCCATCTAGCTTTCCGTGACTATCTTAGAAACTTTCCTGAGAAGAAACACGAGTATGGCAATTTAAAGCACGAACTGGCCAATAAGTATCCCTATAATATTACAGCTTATATCGCGGGTAAAGAGAATGCTGTTAAGGAAATTGAAAGACAGGCGTTACAATGGTATGAAAAAACCCAACCTAAGTTTTAG
- a CDS encoding nitroreductase family protein, whose amino-acid sequence METALKTNDFMKIMKERRSIRNYDPTVKISKKEMTDILEEATTAPSSVNAQPWRFLIIESDEGKEKLAELASFNQSQVVTSSAVIAVFADMNNADYLEDIYSKAVELGYMTQEVKNRQIEALTAHFEKLPEKVNRETILIDAGLVSMQLMLTARAHGYDTNPIGGYDKENICKVFDLEKERYVPVMLLSIGKAAEEGYTSYRLPVETIAQWK is encoded by the coding sequence ATGGAAACGGCATTAAAAACAAATGATTTTATGAAAATTATGAAAGAACGTCGTTCGATTCGAAATTATGATCCAACGGTTAAAATAAGTAAAAAGGAGATGACTGACATATTGGAGGAAGCAACTACAGCACCTTCATCAGTAAATGCACAGCCGTGGCGTTTTCTAATCATTGAGAGCGATGAAGGAAAAGAAAAACTCGCTGAGTTAGCCAGTTTTAATCAATCACAGGTTGTGACGTCATCTGCTGTTATCGCAGTATTTGCTGATATGAACAATGCAGATTACTTAGAAGACATTTATTCCAAAGCTGTAGAGTTAGGGTACATGACACAAGAGGTGAAAAATAGACAAATTGAAGCCCTGACGGCACATTTTGAAAAACTTCCAGAAAAAGTGAACCGAGAAACCATTTTGATTGACGCCGGCCTAGTCTCCATGCAACTTATGCTGACGGCTCGCGCACACGGCTACGATACAAATCCAATTGGAGGCTATGATAAAGAAAACATTTGTAAAGTCTTTGATTTAGAGAAAGAGCGCTATGTACCAGTCATGCTTCTGTCCATCGGAAAAGCGGCTGAAGAAGGGTATACTTCCTACCGCCTTCCTGTTGAAACCATTGCACAATGGAAGTAA
- a CDS encoding MarR family transcriptional regulator: MTTFCSQEGEILYQLQVLNKVIGMKFEACTGIGQSRLELLALLFHVDEINQSELQKKVNIDGAAVTRHLKQLESKEIVSRRRKPEDNRIILVRLTDKGRELIEDSKSEKDRFMKEMLANVSAEERNMLKNVLSQMQKNIENIKA; this comes from the coding sequence TTGACAACATTCTGCTCACAAGAAGGCGAGATTTTATATCAACTGCAAGTCTTAAACAAAGTGATTGGCATGAAATTTGAAGCGTGCACTGGCATCGGCCAATCTCGTCTGGAGTTGTTGGCATTGCTTTTCCACGTTGATGAAATCAATCAGAGCGAACTTCAAAAAAAGGTGAATATTGATGGTGCAGCTGTCACAAGGCACTTGAAACAGCTTGAATCCAAAGAAATCGTATCAAGAAGAAGGAAGCCAGAGGACAACCGTATCATTCTTGTTCGCTTAACTGATAAAGGGCGAGAGCTAATCGAGGATTCCAAAAGTGAGAAGGACCGTTTTATGAAGGAAATGCTAGCCAATGTCAGTGCCGAAGAACGCAATATGCTAAAGAATGTGTTATCACAGATGCAGAAAAATATAGAAAATATAAAAGCGTAG
- a CDS encoding DUF624 domain-containing protein, with the protein MGRLIFQIADLIYRFVSLNILWLVFTLAGLGIFGVMPSTVALFSIVREWVRGEKDIALFSKYYAFFKAEFVRSNILGVFFFVVFYVIYVNFSFVSYFYAASVELFIYIVIFFFAVIAFMTFINLFSVMAHYEYKTWHYLKASAGLVFLHPVKTILQIVWIVAYVIIAVNFPKVFVVIGVSVFAYILMSLNYSTFKRLGST; encoded by the coding sequence ATGGGAAGACTAATATTTCAAATAGCTGACCTTATCTACCGGTTTGTTTCACTAAATATTCTCTGGTTAGTCTTTACGCTGGCTGGACTTGGTATTTTCGGTGTGATGCCGTCAACAGTGGCACTTTTTTCAATAGTAAGAGAGTGGGTTCGCGGAGAGAAAGATATAGCCCTTTTTTCAAAGTACTATGCTTTCTTTAAAGCAGAGTTCGTTCGATCCAATATCCTCGGAGTATTTTTTTTCGTTGTATTTTACGTCATCTACGTCAACTTTTCATTTGTTTCTTATTTTTATGCAGCATCGGTTGAACTATTTATTTATATAGTGATCTTCTTTTTTGCAGTTATCGCATTCATGACGTTCATTAATCTATTTTCTGTCATGGCTCATTATGAATATAAGACATGGCATTATCTGAAGGCTTCTGCCGGCTTAGTATTTTTACATCCAGTAAAAACCATTTTACAGATTGTCTGGATTGTGGCATACGTCATTATTGCCGTTAATTTTCCGAAAGTGTTTGTCGTTATAGGAGTCAGTGTGTTTGCTTATATTTTGATGAGTTTAAACTACTCGACTTTTAAAAGACTAGGCTCAACGTAA
- a CDS encoding carbohydrate ABC transporter permease, with translation MAKKEVGASKLSPKKMLVYLFLTLGSLTSLFPFYYMLVMATRQNREINQVPPPFTPGSDLVSNFQKVLDNIDFFGAIWNTFFVASSVTIGTLFLCSLAGYTFSKLEFKGKTILFTMILVTMMVPPQLGLIPQYYIITTLGWLNDFRAIIIPGLINAFGIFWMRQYMKESVPYEIIESAKIDGCSNFRIYWNIVVPMCLPAFATLGIIVFMHVWNDFLWPLVVLRDPSVHTIQVALRALNDARLLDYGMIMSGTFWATVPLIVVFLLFNRLFIESLSEGAVKS, from the coding sequence ATGGCAAAAAAAGAGGTCGGGGCATCAAAATTGTCGCCTAAAAAAATGTTAGTGTATCTATTTTTGACTCTAGGGTCTTTAACTTCTCTATTTCCTTTTTATTATATGCTGGTTATGGCTACAAGGCAAAATAGAGAAATAAACCAAGTGCCACCACCATTTACACCTGGGAGTGACTTAGTAAGTAACTTCCAAAAGGTGTTGGATAATATCGATTTCTTTGGCGCGATATGGAATACTTTTTTTGTTGCATCAAGTGTAACCATCGGTACGTTATTTCTTTGTTCGTTGGCTGGATATACATTTTCTAAATTAGAATTCAAAGGAAAAACAATTTTATTTACGATGATCTTGGTAACGATGATGGTACCGCCACAGCTTGGGTTAATTCCGCAATACTATATTATTACGACATTAGGCTGGTTAAATGATTTTAGAGCGATCATTATACCTGGTTTAATCAATGCTTTCGGTATTTTCTGGATGAGGCAGTATATGAAAGAAAGTGTTCCTTATGAAATTATTGAATCGGCAAAAATTGATGGATGCTCAAACTTCCGAATTTACTGGAATATCGTGGTTCCAATGTGTTTGCCGGCATTTGCAACGTTAGGCATTATCGTATTTATGCATGTGTGGAATGACTTCCTATGGCCGCTCGTAGTTTTGCGTGATCCATCAGTGCATACGATTCAAGTTGCCTTACGGGCTCTTAACGATGCGCGATTATTGGATTATGGCATGATCATGTCAGGTACATTTTGGGCAACTGTTCCATTAATTGTTGTGTTTTTACTATTTAACCGGTTATTTATTGAAAGCTTATCAGAAGGTGCTGTGAAGAGTTAA
- a CDS encoding sugar ABC transporter permease, translated as MKKQRMSDQKRTALSAYLFISPFYILFAIFGLFPMIFSFYLSFFRWDGLTPMEYVGFSNFEFIFSDPAFFSSIKNTFLIGIMGTLPQIIVALFLAFALNSQLVRFRNSFRTLVFLPYITSIVAVAIIFGVIFNNQPFGFANYVLSFFDIGPIRWNAEYWPVKIAIASMVFWRWVGYNTIIFLAGMQSIPKDLYEAAKIDGATILQQIRHITIPMLRPVIMFVVFTATIGSLQLFTEPLIFLGRGLREEGITVVAYLWRDAFVYNSFGSASAAAIVLFFIIIVLTTINFLITSRIGKSKKVG; from the coding sequence ATGAAAAAACAAAGAATGTCAGATCAAAAAAGAACAGCGTTATCCGCCTACTTATTTATATCTCCATTCTATATTTTGTTTGCTATCTTTGGGTTATTTCCAATGATTTTCAGTTTTTATTTATCTTTCTTTCGTTGGGATGGCCTCACTCCAATGGAGTATGTAGGGTTTAGCAATTTTGAATTTATTTTTTCCGATCCTGCGTTCTTTTCATCAATAAAAAACACATTCTTAATTGGAATAATGGGAACTCTGCCGCAAATCATAGTTGCTTTATTCCTGGCATTTGCATTAAATTCACAGCTCGTACGATTTCGAAATTCGTTTCGGACACTGGTGTTTCTACCGTATATTACATCGATTGTTGCAGTAGCTATTATTTTCGGTGTTATCTTTAATAATCAGCCATTCGGTTTTGCCAACTATGTTTTAAGTTTCTTTGATATAGGTCCAATTCGGTGGAATGCAGAGTATTGGCCAGTCAAAATCGCAATTGCATCGATGGTGTTTTGGCGCTGGGTAGGTTACAATACGATTATTTTCCTGGCTGGTATGCAAAGTATTCCAAAGGACCTCTATGAAGCGGCAAAAATAGATGGGGCAACGATCTTACAACAAATCCGTCATATTACGATACCGATGCTAAGGCCGGTTATTATGTTCGTTGTCTTTACGGCGACGATCGGAAGTTTGCAGTTATTCACAGAGCCTTTGATCTTCTTAGGAAGAGGGTTACGTGAAGAAGGTATAACAGTGGTAGCTTATTTATGGAGAGATGCCTTTGTCTATAATTCATTTGGATCAGCCTCTGCTGCTGCAATTGTTTTATTCTTTATTATCATTGTATTAACCACCATTAACTTCTTAATTACGAGCCGTATTGGCAAATCTAAGAAAGTTGGTTAG
- a CDS encoding carbohydrate ABC transporter substrate-binding protein, translated as MLKIGKISLFSLLSVVVLGACGGANDGNNGGNEDAEANEGEVTIEQIGSEDADVELVFWEFGNTGYDVLIEEYVEENPHVTINLQNSDMNDLHDNLFTSISAGTGAPDISMVEEAQIGRYLNAQESFINLYDHDADNVEGEFLDWVWRGGQSGDGDFQFGLPTDIGPTVMFYRTDVFEEAGFDSSPEAVSELVATWDDFRDVAEQINEDTGKLMTDSGELVFNARRDQATQQYFNTDGELIVDEHDQMREAFDYTADLLNDGLVGDIPLWTPEWHSGMASGEYATMLAPAWMQGVIKDNEPEEGVWSITTLPEGAGNWGGSYLTIPAETEHEEEAYAFIEWLTAPEQQLKAFLGYGLFPSAPAVYDMPEFLEYEDDYFGGIATAQVFGEAAQAVEPVFKGRQYYPVDDEFKQAIDDVAGGVDPEEAWQEALDRTERILAR; from the coding sequence ATGTTAAAAATCGGTAAAATATCTCTATTTTCATTATTATCGGTCGTTGTTTTGGGTGCATGTGGTGGCGCGAATGATGGTAATAATGGTGGAAATGAAGATGCTGAAGCAAATGAAGGGGAAGTAACAATAGAACAAATTGGCAGTGAAGATGCGGATGTGGAACTGGTATTTTGGGAATTTGGAAATACAGGCTATGATGTCTTAATTGAAGAGTATGTGGAAGAAAATCCACACGTAACCATTAACCTTCAAAATAGTGACATGAATGACCTACATGATAATTTATTTACATCTATTTCAGCGGGCACTGGCGCTCCTGACATTTCAATGGTAGAAGAAGCGCAAATTGGTAGATATTTAAATGCGCAAGAGTCATTTATTAATCTTTATGACCATGATGCTGACAATGTAGAAGGGGAATTCCTTGACTGGGTATGGCGTGGAGGACAGAGTGGCGATGGTGATTTCCAGTTTGGCTTACCAACAGACATTGGACCTACCGTCATGTTCTATCGTACAGATGTATTTGAAGAAGCAGGATTCGATTCTTCTCCAGAAGCTGTATCTGAATTAGTAGCCACTTGGGATGATTTCCGTGATGTAGCAGAACAAATTAATGAGGATACTGGCAAGCTAATGACGGATAGTGGAGAACTTGTTTTTAATGCACGCCGTGATCAAGCAACACAACAATATTTTAATACGGATGGCGAGCTAATTGTTGATGAACATGATCAAATGAGAGAGGCATTTGATTATACAGCAGATTTGTTAAATGATGGGTTAGTTGGTGACATACCATTATGGACACCAGAATGGCACAGTGGTATGGCTAGCGGTGAGTATGCAACCATGCTGGCTCCAGCTTGGATGCAAGGTGTTATTAAGGATAATGAGCCGGAAGAGGGAGTTTGGTCAATTACGACGTTGCCTGAAGGTGCAGGAAATTGGGGCGGTTCGTACTTAACGATCCCTGCTGAAACTGAGCATGAGGAAGAAGCATATGCTTTTATCGAGTGGCTAACAGCACCTGAACAGCAATTAAAAGCGTTCCTTGGTTATGGCTTGTTCCCATCCGCACCAGCCGTGTATGATATGCCTGAATTTTTAGAGTACGAAGATGACTACTTTGGAGGCATTGCTACAGCTCAAGTGTTCGGTGAAGCAGCGCAAGCCGTTGAGCCTGTATTCAAAGGCAGACAATATTATCCGGTAGATGATGAGTTTAAACAAGCAATAGATGATGTTGCAGGTGGCGTTGACCCAGAAGAAGCTTGGCAAGAAGCACTGGACAGAACTGAAAGAATTTTAGCAAGATAG
- a CDS encoding iron chelate uptake ABC transporter family permease subunit — protein sequence MASQANIWITGSLNSVTWEDVNVLLPFTVILIILAFISSRNVNVQALGEDIATGVGSPVQRHRFILLMISSCLVGTAVAVAGGIGLVGLMAPHMVRKLVGSSFGSLLPVAAFIGATLVMLAYLVGRTLFLPSIVPAGVSPTSVFKIINNHSDISHETREKVTRVNGKNGYKPTFHDATFLT from the coding sequence ATGGCAAGTCAAGCAAATATTTGGATTACAGGTAGCTTAAACAGCGTCACATGGGAGGATGTCAATGTTCTGCTTCCATTTACCGTTATATTAATCATTTTGGCTTTTATTTCATCACGCAATGTAAACGTTCAAGCACTGGGAGAAGATATTGCAACAGGAGTTGGAAGTCCTGTTCAGCGTCATCGTTTTATTCTATTAATGATTAGCTCATGTTTAGTAGGGACAGCTGTTGCCGTGGCAGGTGGTATTGGACTTGTTGGACTGATGGCACCGCATATGGTACGTAAGCTTGTTGGCTCTTCGTTTGGATCATTATTGCCTGTAGCTGCTTTTATAGGGGCCACGCTTGTTATGCTGGCATATTTAGTGGGGCGTACATTATTTTTGCCATCTATTGTTCCTGCTGGTGTTTCTCCTACATCAGTGTTTAAAATAATAAACAATCACAGTGATATTAGTCATGAAACGAGGGAGAAGGTTACTCGGGTTAATGGAAAGAATGGATATAAGCCAACTTTTCACGATGCTACTTTCTTAACATAA
- the mmuM gene encoding homocysteine S-methyltransferase, with product MNPIERILTHFPLVILDGAMATELENYGCNLNDRLWSAKILIENPELIKKVHLDYFEAGADCAITASYQATVDGYTERGLTEEEAVKLIKKSVQIAVEAREEFWTGLNNKSNRPKPLVAASVGPYGAFLANGSEYRGDYSLNEDELVTFHRDRIKLLVEAGADILACETIPCLVEAKAITRVLKEYPGVYAWFSFSAKDDHHISDGDKIFRCAEWLDGKEQVAAIGINCSAPHFIGSLIREVKSQTSKPIIVYPNSGAEYDATSKTWGNGSLTDHFTANTQDWYEAGARIIGGCCRTNPEDIRAIAAWARK from the coding sequence ATGAACCCAATAGAACGAATTTTGACTCACTTTCCTCTTGTGATTTTAGATGGCGCCATGGCGACAGAGCTCGAGAATTATGGGTGTAATTTAAATGACCGTTTATGGTCAGCCAAAATATTAATAGAAAATCCGGAATTAATAAAGAAAGTTCATCTAGATTATTTTGAAGCAGGTGCGGACTGTGCTATTACTGCTAGCTACCAAGCTACTGTTGATGGATATACTGAAAGAGGGTTGACTGAGGAAGAGGCAGTTAAATTGATTAAAAAGTCTGTTCAAATTGCAGTAGAGGCTCGTGAAGAATTTTGGACAGGATTAAATAATAAGTCTAATAGGCCGAAACCGTTAGTTGCTGCCTCTGTAGGACCATATGGTGCTTTTCTTGCAAATGGTTCTGAATATCGTGGTGATTATTCATTAAACGAAGATGAGTTAGTTACCTTTCATCGAGACAGGATAAAACTTTTAGTTGAAGCAGGAGCAGATATTTTAGCGTGCGAAACAATCCCTTGTCTTGTAGAAGCTAAAGCAATTACAAGAGTATTGAAGGAGTACCCGGGAGTTTATGCTTGGTTCAGTTTTAGTGCAAAGGATGACCATCATATAAGTGATGGAGACAAAATTTTCCGTTGTGCGGAGTGGTTAGACGGAAAAGAGCAGGTAGCTGCAATTGGTATAAATTGTTCAGCACCACACTTTATTGGGTCATTAATTAGAGAAGTAAAAAGTCAAACGTCTAAACCGATTATTGTTTATCCTAACTCAGGTGCTGAATACGATGCAACAAGTAAGACATGGGGGAATGGCTCATTAACAGATCATTTTACCGCTAACACGCAAGACTGGTATGAAGCAGGTGCACGAATCATTGGAGGTTGTTGTAGAACAAATCCTGAGGATATTAGGGCGATTGCTGCATGGGCTCGTAAATGA
- a CDS encoding amino acid ABC transporter ATP-binding protein has product MIKLENMHKYFDQQHVLKGINLTVNKGEVVSILGPSGSGKSTLLRCINFLEKPTSGIVEVSGKRVNGESVSKTDVLSLRTSTGMVFQQYNLFKNLTVLENVMIGLTSVKKINKNEAKKISIEILGKVGLNNRLSHYPAQLSGGQQQRVGIARALALNPEVLLFDEPTSSLDPELVDEVLTTIKGVAKEGNTMLIVTHELNFAREISDRVIFMEDGRIIEEGTAEQIFHNPSVERTKKFLSKFITNNRP; this is encoded by the coding sequence ATGATTAAGTTGGAGAATATGCATAAGTACTTTGACCAACAGCATGTGCTAAAGGGGATTAACCTTACCGTTAATAAGGGAGAAGTGGTGTCTATTTTAGGTCCAAGTGGTTCAGGAAAATCAACACTTTTACGATGCATTAATTTCTTGGAAAAGCCTACAAGTGGAATCGTTGAGGTTAGTGGTAAACGGGTCAATGGTGAATCAGTTAGTAAGACAGATGTTCTTTCCTTAAGAACGTCCACAGGAATGGTGTTTCAACAATATAATCTATTCAAAAATTTAACAGTGTTAGAAAATGTGATGATTGGTTTAACAAGTGTTAAGAAAATTAATAAGAATGAAGCTAAAAAGATAAGTATAGAGATTCTTGGAAAAGTTGGCTTGAATAATAGGTTAAGTCATTATCCAGCACAGCTATCGGGCGGCCAACAGCAAAGGGTTGGTATTGCTCGGGCATTAGCTCTCAATCCAGAAGTTTTATTGTTTGATGAACCGACTTCTTCCCTTGATCCAGAGTTAGTGGATGAAGTTTTGACAACGATAAAAGGTGTAGCAAAAGAAGGGAATACGATGTTAATTGTTACACATGAGCTTAATTTTGCCCGTGAGATTTCCGACCGGGTAATCTTTATGGAAGACGGAAGGATTATTGAAGAGGGAACAGCTGAACAAATTTTTCATAATCCGAGTGTTGAAAGGACGAAGAAATTTTTAAGTAAGTTTATCACAAATAACCGTCCGTAA
- a CDS encoding amino acid ABC transporter permease, translated as MENLLDINYLIESFPYIIARLPITVGIAVGSLILSLLIGLVTALIKIYKVPVLRGIITIYVSFIRGTPLLVQLYLVFYGIPKVIYFLQSEYGWILNFDVNIIAPEVYALVAFSINLGAYLSETIRSAIESVDRGQFEAAKAIGMSTSQMMLKIIFPQALTVAIPNLGNMFITTIKDTSLVFIIGVIDIMGQAKILGSRGLAFFEVYIAVSIVYWIVCIIVERLLVKIEKRARRYERGIA; from the coding sequence ATGGAGAATTTACTAGATATTAATTATTTAATAGAGAGCTTTCCTTACATTATTGCACGTCTTCCTATTACAGTTGGGATAGCAGTAGGCTCATTAATCTTGAGTTTACTTATTGGGCTTGTTACAGCGCTTATAAAAATATATAAAGTTCCAGTATTAAGGGGGATTATTACTATATATGTGTCATTCATCAGAGGAACACCACTATTAGTTCAGCTTTACCTTGTGTTTTACGGAATACCAAAAGTGATTTATTTTTTACAGTCTGAATACGGGTGGATTCTAAATTTTGATGTTAATATTATAGCCCCGGAAGTATATGCACTAGTAGCGTTTTCCATTAATTTAGGTGCTTATTTGTCTGAAACAATCCGGTCTGCTATTGAGTCAGTTGATCGGGGGCAATTTGAAGCGGCTAAGGCTATAGGTATGAGCACTTCACAAATGATGCTTAAAATTATTTTTCCGCAAGCATTGACAGTGGCGATACCTAATCTTGGAAATATGTTTATCACTACGATAAAGGACACCTCTCTTGTTTTTATTATTGGTGTTATAGATATCATGGGACAAGCTAAAATTCTCGGTTCTCGGGGACTAGCATTCTTTGAAGTGTATATTGCTGTATCAATTGTTTATTGGATCGTTTGTATTATAGTCGAGAGATTGCTAGTTAAAATAGAGAAGCGCGCTCGCAGATATGAAAGAGGGATTGCATGA
- a CDS encoding transporter substrate-binding domain-containing protein has translation MKIKPCLLLSISALVGLTVILNGCSSKETTADKTEEKVILVGTQNDYPPFAFADENNELTGYDIEVVKEIDKKLDGYTFEFVATPWDSMFLALESNKIQAVADQIAKTPEREEKYLFTDESYFAAETVIVVKSGREDIQTLEDLEGKKVGALAGDSYTILLEEHNEKADNDISLEYSESGNPSEILQDVQNGRVDAYVNDPIMINNVLEKYDLDVEIVGQSLVNDDMGIVFKNGEQGEELKALIDPILKELKEDGTLAELSIKWTGGEYIPE, from the coding sequence ATGAAAATAAAACCTTGTTTACTTCTATCAATTAGTGCACTAGTCGGTTTGACTGTAATCTTGAATGGTTGCTCATCTAAAGAAACAACAGCAGATAAAACTGAGGAAAAAGTCATTTTAGTTGGGACTCAAAATGATTATCCTCCTTTCGCATTTGCTGACGAAAATAATGAACTTACAGGATATGATATTGAAGTTGTAAAGGAAATTGATAAAAAATTAGATGGATATACATTTGAATTTGTTGCAACACCTTGGGATAGTATGTTTCTTGCACTAGAATCTAATAAAATTCAGGCAGTTGCTGATCAGATAGCTAAAACACCTGAACGTGAAGAAAAATACTTGTTTACTGATGAATCTTATTTTGCAGCAGAAACTGTTATTGTCGTGAAATCTGGTAGAGAAGATATTCAAACGTTAGAGGATCTAGAAGGGAAAAAAGTGGGTGCTTTAGCAGGAGATTCCTATACAATTCTGTTAGAAGAACATAATGAAAAGGCAGATAACGATATTAGTTTAGAATATAGCGAAAGTGGAAATCCTTCAGAAATTTTGCAAGATGTACAAAATGGCCGCGTGGATGCCTATGTTAATGACCCTATTATGATCAATAACGTTTTAGAAAAGTACGACCTAGATGTAGAAATTGTGGGACAGTCTCTAGTTAATGATGACATGGGCATTGTTTTTAAAAATGGTGAACAGGGAGAGGAATTAAAGGCGCTAATTGATCCGATTCTGAAAGAACTTAAGGAAGATGGTACATTAGCTGAACTCTCAATAAAATGGACTGGTGGAGAATATATCCCCGAGTAA
- a CDS encoding RidA family protein, which produces MIANTYNHGVAWEEGSGISQGYSVNGTIYISGQLSHDMESTFIGAGDIEAQTKQTLENLDRVLTGFGASKTNLAYVEIYLTNVKEHFEPCIKLFREYMGQHRPAGSLIGVTELAFPEQLIEISAIAHSN; this is translated from the coding sequence ATGATTGCGAATACGTATAATCACGGTGTGGCATGGGAAGAAGGCAGCGGCATATCACAAGGGTATTCAGTCAACGGTACGATCTACATTTCCGGGCAATTATCCCACGATATGGAGAGCACGTTCATCGGCGCGGGAGATATTGAGGCGCAGACCAAGCAGACGCTAGAAAATCTTGATCGTGTATTGACAGGGTTTGGGGCGTCGAAGACTAACCTCGCTTATGTTGAGATCTATCTGACTAATGTGAAAGAACATTTTGAGCCTTGCATTAAACTGTTTAGAGAATATATGGGACAACATCGGCCTGCCGGCAGCCTCATTGGCGTAACAGAGCTAGCGTTTCCTGAGCAACTGATCGAAATCAGCGCCATTGCTCATTCGAATTGA
- a CDS encoding helix-turn-helix transcriptional regulator: MGMAEYKGKVKKIQDTPFGYTLSIIGGKWKMVIIYLLAENEPVRFNELKRQIGVITYKMLSSQLKELEQDGMVERKEYPQIPPKVEYQLTDKAKTLLPIMEGLCEWGAKNQPH; this comes from the coding sequence ATGGGTATGGCTGAATACAAAGGAAAAGTTAAAAAAATACAAGATACTCCCTTCGGTTATACATTGTCAATAATTGGTGGTAAGTGGAAAATGGTTATTATTTATCTCTTAGCTGAAAACGAACCGGTTCGTTTCAACGAACTGAAGAGACAGATTGGGGTCATTACGTATAAAATGTTGAGTTCACAACTTAAAGAACTGGAGCAAGACGGTATGGTGGAACGAAAAGAATATCCTCAAATTCCTCCAAAGGTCGAGTACCAGCTCACTGACAAAGCAAAAACACTATTACCTATCATGGAAGGGTTATGTGAATGGGGAGCGAAAAACCAACCTCATTAA
- a CDS encoding winged helix-turn-helix transcriptional regulator, translated as MVRDFNQTFNCEKELTLSVIGGKWKMIILWYLGKEGTKRFSELKALLPNITQKMLTNQLRELEADQIIHREVYPTVPPKVEYSLTEHGKTLIPILESMYEWGKNYFNTVVREKTSEEK; from the coding sequence ATCGTACGTGATTTTAACCAGACGTTTAATTGTGAAAAAGAGCTAACCCTTTCTGTCATTGGTGGTAAGTGGAAAATGATTATTTTGTGGTATTTAGGTAAAGAAGGAACAAAAAGATTTAGCGAATTGAAAGCACTTCTTCCAAATATTACACAAAAAATGTTAACAAATCAGTTAAGGGAATTAGAAGCCGATCAAATTATTCATCGCGAAGTGTATCCTACCGTCCCTCCGAAAGTAGAATATTCCCTTACAGAACATGGGAAAACTTTGATACCTATTCTTGAATCGATGTACGAATGGGGAAAGAACTATTTTAATACGGTCGTTCGTGAAAAAACTTCCGAGGAAAAATAA